In one Brassica oleracea var. oleracea cultivar TO1000 chromosome C9, BOL, whole genome shotgun sequence genomic region, the following are encoded:
- the LOC106313698 gene encoding nifU-like protein 2, chloroplastic, whose translation MQLFALNPAAMSVPQTLGLEPSSSSSSRLLSSAQILSSHRAFGLLVRPRYGFRGLSRSQVVKAVATPDPLLEVPLTEENVESVLDEIRPYLMSDGGNVALHEIDGNIVRVKLQGACGSCPSSVMTMKMGIERRLMEKIPEIVAVESVPDEETGLELTEENIEKVLEEIRPYLIGTADGSLELVEIEEPIVKIRITGPAAGVMTVRVAVTQKLREKIPAVAAVQLI comes from the exons ATGCAATTGTTTGCGCTAAATCCAGCAGCCATGTCGGTGCCACAAACCCTAGGCCTTGAGCCTTCCTCTTCCTCGTCCTCTCGTCTTCTTTCTTCTGCTCAG ATTTTGAGCTCTCATCGCGCTTTTGGTCTCCTAGTAAGGCCTCGTTATGGATTTCGAGGTTTATCACGATCTCAAG TTGTAAAGGCAGTGGCAACCCCAGACCCACTCTTGGAAGTACCCCTTACTGAGGAAAATGTAGAGAGCGTTCTGGACGAAATCAGACCATACCTCATGTCTGATGGTGGTAATGTGGCATTACATGAGATCGATGGAAATATTGTGCGAGTCAAATTGCAGGGAGCTTGCGGGTCATGCCCAAGTTCTGTTATGACTATGAAGATGGGTATTGAGCGTCGCCTTATGGAAAAGATACCTGAAATAGTGGCTGTTGAATCAGTTCCAGATGAAGAGACTGGCCTTGAACTCACTGAAGAAAACATTGAAAAG GTGCTGGAAGAAATCAGGCCTTACTTGATTGGAACAGCAGATGGGTCGCTTGAGCTGGTGGAGATCGAAGAGCCGATCGTGAAGATAAGAATCACAGGACCTGCTGCTGGAGTCATGACAGTACGAGTAGCAGTAACTCAGAAACTCAGAGAGAAAATTCCTGCAGTTGCAGCTGTTCAACTCATATAA